Proteins found in one Pseudanabaena sp. FACHB-2040 genomic segment:
- a CDS encoding RNA polymerase sigma factor SigF gives MPALTSSQTKPIELLVAYHQNPSIALRNQLVRMNVGLVRKVVHRLSQQCTESFEDLEQVGYLGLINAIERFDPKQGNAFSSFAVPYIRGEILHYLRDRSGTVKIPRRWQDLQRAAKRVRDTLTQELGRLPKDDEIALELGVTIAEWQQVKLANSNRSLLSLDAAVSSGGEETGTTLGDLLPNPQAQKLMSWEEDRAQLQQALNQLEEKTRTIVEQVYLNDVPRKQVAEQMGISSMTVARRLQRGVEQLTVFLNQPITSKG, from the coding sequence ATGCCTGCCCTAACTTCTTCCCAAACCAAGCCCATTGAACTGCTCGTTGCTTACCACCAAAATCCTTCAATTGCCCTGCGTAATCAGCTAGTGCGGATGAATGTAGGTCTCGTACGCAAGGTCGTCCATCGGCTCAGCCAACAGTGCACCGAATCGTTTGAAGACCTAGAGCAAGTCGGCTACCTTGGCCTAATCAACGCAATTGAGCGTTTCGACCCTAAGCAGGGCAACGCTTTTAGTTCCTTTGCCGTACCCTATATCCGGGGCGAGATTCTGCACTATTTGCGCGATCGCAGCGGCACCGTCAAAATTCCTCGGCGCTGGCAAGACCTGCAGCGGGCCGCCAAGCGGGTACGCGATACCCTCACCCAAGAACTGGGCCGCCTGCCTAAAGATGACGAAATTGCTTTGGAGTTGGGCGTTACCATTGCCGAGTGGCAGCAGGTGAAGCTGGCCAACAGCAACCGCTCACTGCTCAGCCTTGATGCTGCTGTTAGCAGTGGTGGAGAAGAGACCGGTACGACCCTGGGCGACCTCTTACCCAACCCTCAGGCTCAAAAACTCATGAGCTGGGAAGAAGACCGGGCACAGCTACAGCAGGCCCTGAATCAGCTTGAAGAAAAGACTCGCACGATTGTGGAGCAGGTTTACCTGAACGACGTGCCGCGCAAACAGGTAGCCGAGCAAATGGGCATTAGCTCTATGACAGTAGCCCGCCGTCTGCAGCGAGGCGTAGAGCAGCTAACCGTATTTCTCAATCAGCCCATCACCTCTAAGGGTTAG
- a CDS encoding ATP-binding protein — MNAVQRGAVAAALFAGGGEMGTLIGSHDWSQTPLGPVEHWSQSLKTAVRIMLTSRQAMFVWWGEELINLYNDAYQAILGGKHPIALGQPAAEVWHEIWDQVGPRAELAMRQNEGTYDEALLLLMERNGYPEETYYTFSYSPVPNEQGDTGGIICANTDDTQRIIGERQLALLKELAASTADARTFDAACTLSAHCLASNPYDFPFAAIYLVDSQQQATLAGTCGLEPGHPVAPQSVSLSDESWPFATVLETHKPSLISDLSKRFTDLPTGAWDRPPQQAVVVPISPTGQAGKAGILVAGLNPFRLFDDNYQRFLNLVSAQITASIANAQAYEEERQRAEALAEIDRAKTVFFSNVSHEFRTPLTLMLGPLEEALASLGWVDEWESRRVDEPPSTHPPIHPSTHLPIHLSTLKHQLQLTHRNSLRLLKLVNTLLDFSRIEAGRIEATYEATDLASFTAELASVFRSTVEQASLRLEVDCPSLSEPVYVDREMWEKIILNLLSNAFKFTLAGKIRVSLHCVERSAGSQIDAELRRHGNAGNRADVGAAFPDLSASSPPCVVLEVSDTGIGIPTEEIPHLFERFHRVKGAQGRSFEGSGIGLSLIQELVKLHGGSLQVESVLGQGSTFTVSIPMGTAHLPQERVSQVRSQTVIGSGAIPYVEEALRWLPESAPDPLEEQATNLLPTSASCLPTPASHRLSARILLADDNADMRDYVGRLLKQQYEVAAVADGKAALATIEQQRPDLVLLDVMMPEVDGFGVLRQLRTNPNTCDIPIILLSARAGEESRMEGLEAGADDYLVKPFSARELLARVEASLKLAQLRREATQREQTLRLAAETAQQSVESVLSSINDGFFILDRSWRFTYCNSRNAEIIGLAQEQVLGQDVWELFPDVVGTEVYRQFQQTMTTQTAVQFEYFYPTWERWFEYRLYPSPEMLTVFVADVTERKRAETALQAAEERLRVALQNAPIAVFNQDQNLRYTWIYNPSLGYQADEVLGKQDADLVSAEQAAELTQIKRQVLRTGVGTRANVQIAQNGRDSFFDLTVEPLWGADNTVVGVTCAAIDISELKQTELALRESEAFNRQVLDSSNDCIKVLDLKGYLLYMAPGGQAQLSIADIKPFVNCSWIEFWQGVDRQAALIAMDAARAGGVGTFQGHRPSETGEPKWWDNKITAIHGATGQVEQFLCISRDITERRLAELEREQTLARERHYGNQLQGLTTAALAINSALSVEDVLQLITDQAAAIVGSHQSVTSMTVDQNWAQAITAVYLSDKYAQWRDYNEKSDGSGIYACVCHLNRPMRMTQAELEAHPRWRSFGKEGQNHPPMRGWLAAPLVARDGHNMGLIQLSDKHEGEFTAADEAILVQLAQMASVAVENARLYEAEQQARSAAEAAREEAQAANRVKDEFLAVLSHELRSPLNPILGWSKLLQSNRLSPIQTAQAITVIERNARLQSELIEDLLDVSRILQGKLRLTISPVSLSSTISAAIETVRLAAEAKGIEVRRQEAEGGSSPVLHALRPFSSPVTVAGDATRLQQVFWNLLSNAVKFTPAGGRVEVRLESVDHHAQVTVSDTGEGISPAALPRIFDYFRQADSTTTRKFGGLGLGLAIVRHLVELHGGTIWAESPGEGQGATFTLRLPLFRGGSAEAGEACDRNSPSTSPIAPLAGRQLLVVDDEIDSREFVVFLLEQAGAEVRSAANAGEALAALRQTPPDVLVSDIGMPDLDGYMLIRQVRALQPEQGGQTPAVALTAYAGEFDQQQAIRAGFQLHVSKPVEPDALVKAVCSLIKGGDAGRGDGGA; from the coding sequence ATGAACGCAGTGCAGAGAGGGGCTGTTGCTGCAGCCCTTTTTGCCGGAGGGGGAGAAATGGGAACCCTGATTGGCTCCCATGATTGGTCACAGACTCCCCTAGGTCCGGTTGAGCACTGGTCTCAGAGCTTAAAAACTGCCGTTCGGATTATGCTCACCTCCCGCCAGGCCATGTTTGTCTGGTGGGGAGAAGAGCTGATCAATCTCTACAACGATGCCTACCAAGCCATTTTGGGCGGTAAGCACCCAATTGCCCTGGGCCAACCCGCTGCCGAGGTTTGGCACGAGATTTGGGATCAAGTGGGGCCTCGAGCAGAGCTGGCCATGCGCCAAAACGAGGGCACCTATGATGAAGCGCTCCTGCTGCTTATGGAGCGTAACGGCTATCCCGAAGAGACTTACTACACCTTTTCCTATAGCCCAGTCCCCAATGAGCAGGGAGATACCGGCGGCATCATCTGTGCCAATACCGACGACACTCAGCGCATTATCGGTGAGCGCCAGCTGGCCCTGCTCAAAGAACTCGCTGCCAGCACAGCCGATGCCCGCACCTTTGACGCTGCGTGCACCCTCAGCGCTCACTGTCTAGCCAGCAACCCCTACGACTTTCCCTTTGCAGCAATCTATCTAGTTGATTCACAGCAGCAGGCCACCCTGGCGGGCACCTGTGGCCTTGAGCCAGGCCATCCAGTCGCACCTCAGAGTGTCTCTTTGAGCGATGAGTCTTGGCCCTTTGCGACAGTCCTCGAAACCCACAAGCCCAGCTTAATCTCAGATCTCAGCAAGCGGTTTACCGACCTCCCCACCGGAGCCTGGGACCGTCCCCCTCAGCAGGCGGTTGTTGTGCCCATCTCCCCCACTGGACAGGCGGGCAAAGCAGGCATTTTGGTGGCGGGCCTCAACCCGTTCCGACTCTTTGATGACAACTACCAGCGGTTTCTCAATCTAGTTTCAGCCCAAATTACCGCCAGCATTGCCAATGCCCAAGCTTATGAGGAAGAGCGCCAGCGAGCCGAGGCCCTAGCAGAAATCGATCGGGCCAAAACTGTCTTCTTTAGCAACGTCAGCCACGAGTTTCGCACACCACTGACTTTAATGCTGGGGCCGTTGGAGGAAGCGTTGGCGAGCTTGGGATGGGTGGATGAGTGGGAGAGTAGAAGAGTAGATGAGCCCCCCTCTACCCATCCACCCATCCACCCCTCTACTCATCTACCCATCCACCTATCCACTCTGAAACACCAGCTCCAGCTCACCCATCGCAACAGCCTGCGCCTGCTGAAGCTGGTCAATACCCTGCTCGATTTTTCGCGCATTGAGGCCGGACGCATTGAGGCGACTTACGAGGCGACCGATTTGGCCAGCTTTACAGCAGAACTGGCCAGTGTGTTTCGCTCTACTGTCGAGCAGGCCAGTCTGCGGCTGGAGGTAGACTGTCCGTCGCTATCCGAGCCGGTGTATGTGGATCGGGAGATGTGGGAGAAGATTATACTCAACCTGCTCTCTAATGCCTTCAAATTTACGCTTGCAGGCAAGATTCGGGTAAGTTTACATTGTGTGGAAAGAAGCGCGGGGAGCCAGATAGACGCGGAGCTACGGAGACACGGGAACGCGGGGAACCGAGCCGACGTGGGGGCAGCATTTCCCGATCTCTCTGCGTCTTCCCCACCTTGTGTAGTTTTAGAAGTCAGCGACACGGGCATCGGCATTCCCACCGAAGAAATTCCCCATTTGTTTGAGCGGTTTCACCGGGTCAAAGGGGCCCAGGGCCGCAGCTTCGAGGGGTCGGGCATTGGCCTTTCGCTGATTCAGGAGTTGGTGAAGCTGCACGGGGGCAGTCTGCAGGTCGAGAGTGTATTAGGTCAAGGCAGCACATTCACGGTATCGATCCCCATGGGGACTGCTCACTTGCCTCAGGAGCGGGTAAGCCAGGTGCGATCGCAAACCGTCATCGGCTCAGGGGCCATTCCCTATGTAGAAGAAGCTCTGCGCTGGCTGCCCGAATCTGCTCCAGATCCGTTAGAAGAGCAAGCCACCAATCTCCTTCCCACTTCGGCCTCCTGCCTCCCGACTCCTGCCTCTCATCGCCTCTCTGCCCGCATTCTCCTGGCTGACGACAATGCCGACATGCGAGACTACGTGGGGCGTTTGCTGAAGCAGCAGTATGAGGTAGCGGCAGTTGCTGATGGCAAGGCCGCTCTAGCCACAATTGAGCAGCAGCGCCCCGACCTAGTGCTGCTCGATGTGATGATGCCAGAGGTAGACGGGTTTGGCGTCCTGCGACAGCTGCGAACCAACCCTAACACTTGCGACATCCCGATTATTCTGCTGTCGGCTCGGGCCGGAGAAGAGTCGCGCATGGAGGGCCTAGAAGCAGGCGCAGACGACTACCTGGTGAAGCCCTTTTCAGCCCGAGAACTGCTGGCGCGGGTTGAGGCCAGCCTCAAGCTAGCGCAGCTGCGGCGAGAAGCCACCCAGCGAGAACAAACCCTTAGACTAGCTGCAGAAACTGCGCAGCAAAGCGTAGAAAGCGTTTTATCAAGCATCAACGACGGATTTTTCATCCTCGACCGCAGCTGGCGCTTTACCTACTGCAACAGCCGCAACGCTGAGATTATTGGCCTTGCCCAAGAACAGGTGCTGGGCCAAGATGTTTGGGAGCTGTTTCCTGACGTGGTGGGCACTGAGGTCTATCGGCAATTCCAGCAGACAATGACTACCCAAACAGCAGTGCAGTTTGAGTATTTTTACCCCACCTGGGAGCGCTGGTTTGAATACCGGCTCTACCCCTCTCCGGAGATGCTGACCGTCTTTGTCGCTGATGTGACCGAGCGTAAACGTGCAGAAACTGCTCTGCAAGCCGCCGAAGAACGGCTGCGGGTGGCACTGCAAAATGCGCCTATCGCCGTCTTCAACCAAGATCAAAACCTGCGCTACACCTGGATTTACAATCCTTCCCTTGGCTACCAAGCAGACGAAGTGCTTGGCAAACAGGACGCTGATCTGGTCTCTGCCGAGCAAGCAGCCGAGCTAACGCAGATCAAGCGCCAGGTCTTAAGGACAGGCGTCGGTACACGAGCAAACGTGCAGATCGCCCAAAATGGTCGAGATTCTTTCTTCGATTTGACAGTAGAACCCCTATGGGGAGCTGACAACACCGTAGTTGGCGTGACCTGCGCCGCCATCGATATCTCAGAACTCAAGCAGACTGAGCTGGCCCTGCGCGAAAGCGAAGCCTTTAACCGGCAGGTGCTCGATAGCAGCAACGACTGTATCAAGGTTTTAGACCTGAAAGGGTACCTTCTATATATGGCCCCAGGGGGGCAGGCGCAGCTCAGTATTGCCGACATCAAGCCGTTCGTCAATTGTTCATGGATCGAGTTTTGGCAAGGGGTAGATCGGCAGGCGGCACTGATTGCGATGGATGCTGCCAGAGCAGGGGGCGTGGGCACCTTTCAAGGCCACCGCCCTAGCGAAACCGGCGAGCCAAAATGGTGGGACAACAAGATAACAGCAATTCACGGAGCCACCGGACAGGTCGAACAGTTTTTGTGCATCTCTCGAGACATTACCGAGCGCAGGCTAGCCGAACTAGAGCGAGAGCAAACGCTGGCCCGTGAGCGCCATTATGGCAACCAGCTACAGGGACTGACCACCGCCGCTCTAGCGATTAACTCTGCCCTGTCTGTGGAGGATGTCCTGCAGCTGATCACCGATCAGGCAGCAGCTATTGTAGGGTCTCACCAGTCCGTGACTAGCATGACTGTAGATCAAAATTGGGCCCAGGCTATTACCGCTGTTTACCTGTCCGATAAGTACGCACAGTGGCGAGACTACAATGAGAAATCTGATGGCTCCGGCATCTATGCCTGTGTCTGCCACCTCAACCGCCCCATGCGAATGACCCAGGCCGAACTCGAAGCCCATCCCCGCTGGCGCAGCTTTGGTAAAGAGGGCCAAAATCACCCGCCCATGCGAGGTTGGCTGGCCGCTCCCCTGGTAGCCCGCGATGGCCACAACATGGGATTGATCCAGCTTTCAGACAAACATGAGGGCGAATTTACCGCAGCAGACGAAGCAATTTTGGTGCAGTTGGCCCAAATGGCCTCGGTCGCCGTTGAGAATGCCCGGCTGTACGAAGCCGAGCAGCAGGCCCGCTCAGCCGCCGAAGCAGCCCGAGAAGAGGCGCAGGCCGCTAATAGGGTGAAAGATGAGTTTTTGGCAGTGCTTTCCCACGAACTCAGGTCGCCCCTCAACCCCATCCTCGGCTGGTCAAAACTCCTGCAGTCTAACCGACTTAGCCCGATTCAAACAGCCCAAGCCATCACCGTCATTGAGCGCAATGCCAGACTCCAGTCTGAACTGATTGAGGACCTGCTCGATGTCTCTCGCATTCTGCAGGGCAAACTCAGGCTCACAATCAGCCCAGTCAGCCTAAGCTCGACCATCAGTGCTGCCATTGAAACAGTGCGGCTAGCAGCCGAGGCGAAGGGCATTGAAGTGAGGAGGCAGGAGGCAGAAGGCGGGAGTTCTCCGGTGCTTCACGCTCTCCGTCCGTTTTCCTCCCCCGTCACAGTTGCAGGCGACGCTACTCGCCTGCAGCAGGTGTTCTGGAATCTACTTTCTAATGCCGTCAAGTTCACCCCCGCAGGGGGTCGGGTTGAGGTGCGCCTAGAGTCTGTTGACCACCATGCTCAAGTCACGGTCAGCGACACTGGAGAGGGCATCTCTCCAGCTGCTTTACCTAGGATATTTGACTATTTTCGACAGGCCGACAGCACAACGACGCGTAAGTTTGGCGGCTTAGGGCTGGGACTAGCCATTGTGCGGCATCTGGTCGAGCTACATGGGGGCACCATTTGGGCCGAGAGCCCAGGTGAGGGCCAAGGCGCGACTTTTACGCTGAGATTGCCGCTGTTTCGAGGCGGGAGTGCAGAAGCAGGGGAGGCATGCGATCGCAACTCCCCCTCTACTTCCCCTATCGCGCCCCTAGCTGGCAGGCAACTTCTAGTCGTTGACGACGAAATCGATAGCCGCGAGTTTGTGGTCTTTTTGCTAGAGCAGGCCGGGGCCGAGGTTCGCTCAGCCGCAAATGCAGGCGAAGCCCTAGCAGCCCTGAGGCAGACCCCCCCGGATGTGCTAGTCAGCGACATCGGTATGCCCGATTTAGATGGGTACATGCTGATCCGCCAGGTCAGAGCCCTGCAGCCAGAGCAGGGCGGGCAAACCCCAGCAGTGGCCCTAACTGCTTACGCTGGAGAATTTGACCAGCAGCAGGCGATCCGGGCTGGATTTCAGCTGCACGTTTCTAAACCCGTGGAGCCGGATGCATTGGTGAAGGCTGTTTGTAGCTTGATCAAGGGAGGGGACGCGGGGCGGGGAGATGGGGGAGCGTGA
- a CDS encoding DUF202 domain-containing protein yields the protein MTPLGPESIDWQAELARERNRVAAERTLLAWIRTSTILISFGFGIDQGAVALQARFSETINPVRLGYSLGLTFVGLGTFTVIMAALDHCQEMQRLQQPEYQYASRPPLGATVAVALLVIGIGAFVGIALKAAVF from the coding sequence ATGACCCCCCTCGGCCCCGAATCAATTGACTGGCAGGCAGAGCTAGCCCGCGAGCGTAACCGCGTAGCAGCAGAACGCACACTGCTGGCCTGGATCCGCACCAGCACAATACTGATCAGCTTTGGCTTTGGCATTGACCAGGGCGCGGTAGCGCTTCAGGCTCGCTTTAGCGAGACGATTAATCCTGTGCGGCTGGGCTATTCTTTGGGGCTGACCTTTGTCGGGCTAGGCACCTTTACCGTGATCATGGCAGCCCTTGATCACTGTCAGGAAATGCAGCGCCTGCAGCAGCCCGAGTATCAATACGCTTCCCGTCCTCCTTTGGGGGCAACTGTGGCGGTGGCGCTGCTCGTCATCGGCATAGGCGCGTTTGTCGGCATCGCGCTCAAAGCAGCGGTCTTTTGA
- a CDS encoding DUF202 domain-containing protein, with protein sequence MTPPQPKRPTGATNELAKERNRAAAERTLASWIGNCLALIGFGMVFDQIYTELTVPFPMGLALSAGNIQALSLLFIGTGLLLLVLALAQHRLAVQGLEREEYVRLPINAMNRIVVAAVVLFGLISLVEILLL encoded by the coding sequence GTGACTCCTCCTCAACCCAAACGCCCTACCGGAGCGACCAACGAGCTAGCCAAGGAGCGTAATCGGGCAGCGGCTGAGCGTACGTTGGCCTCGTGGATTGGCAATTGTTTGGCGCTAATTGGCTTTGGCATGGTTTTTGACCAAATCTACACGGAGTTGACTGTGCCATTTCCTATGGGACTAGCCCTGAGCGCTGGAAACATCCAAGCTCTGAGCCTGCTGTTTATCGGCACGGGTCTGTTGCTTCTGGTTTTAGCGCTAGCGCAGCATCGGTTAGCTGTCCAGGGCCTCGAACGGGAAGAATACGTGCGTCTGCCTATCAACGCTATGAATCGGATAGTGGTTGCAGCAGTAGTGCTGTTTGGGCTGATCAGCCTGGTTGAAATTTTGCTGCTGTAA
- a CDS encoding EAL domain-containing protein, translating to MIVTLAHSLGMDVVAEGIGTSVDLEGLRELGCEFGQGFLFAPPMAAQAVEQWLGQRELSEKRRKGKTRGKQEGEPRRWAKQSVPIKAS from the coding sequence ATGATCGTAACCCTGGCCCACAGCCTAGGTATGGATGTCGTTGCCGAAGGCATCGGAACCTCCGTCGATCTAGAGGGGCTGCGAGAACTGGGCTGCGAGTTTGGCCAGGGATTTTTGTTTGCGCCACCGATGGCAGCTCAGGCTGTGGAGCAGTGGCTAGGGCAGAGGGAATTAAGCGAGAAACGCAGAAAGGGGAAGACGCGAGGAAAGCAGGAAGGTGAGCCCCGCAGATGGGCAAAGCAAAGCGTGCCCATCAAAGCCTCGTAA
- a CDS encoding aldo/keto reductase family protein: MKYRQLGNSELKVSEISLGSWLTYGGGVEQQQAAACVHKAFDVGINFIDTANVYGRGAAESFLGEVLQGRDRNSYVLATKVYFPMSSTDQGLSAAQIRKQIDASLQRLRTDYVDLYQCHRYDTNTPLEETMTALSEVVQQGKARYIGFSEWNPAQIQAALDMSGVERFVSSQPQYSMLWRKPEAEVFPLCADNGIGQIVWSPLGQGVLTGKYKPGEAPPQNSRAANDQMNGYMENLRSDRILSAVQNLKPIAQQLNLSMAQLALAWVLRDERVSAAIIGASRPEQVEDNAAASGIHLSDDVLKEIDQILAPALPQAVGN; the protein is encoded by the coding sequence ATGAAGTACCGGCAGCTTGGCAACAGCGAACTCAAGGTTTCTGAAATCAGTTTGGGCTCCTGGTTAACCTATGGGGGCGGTGTTGAGCAGCAGCAGGCCGCAGCCTGCGTTCACAAAGCTTTTGACGTTGGCATTAACTTTATCGACACGGCCAATGTCTACGGGCGCGGTGCTGCCGAATCGTTCTTGGGTGAAGTGTTGCAGGGGCGCGATCGCAACTCCTACGTCCTCGCAACCAAAGTCTACTTCCCCATGTCTTCAACCGATCAGGGCCTATCGGCAGCCCAGATCCGCAAGCAGATCGACGCCTCGCTGCAGCGTCTCCGCACCGACTATGTTGATCTTTATCAGTGCCATCGCTACGACACAAATACGCCGCTGGAAGAGACCATGACTGCTCTGAGCGAGGTGGTGCAGCAGGGCAAAGCCCGTTACATCGGCTTTAGCGAGTGGAACCCGGCCCAAATTCAGGCGGCTCTAGATATGAGCGGCGTCGAGCGATTTGTCTCCAGCCAGCCGCAGTACTCTATGCTGTGGCGCAAGCCTGAGGCCGAGGTCTTTCCCCTGTGTGCAGACAACGGTATTGGCCAGATTGTCTGGTCGCCTTTGGGGCAGGGCGTGCTCACCGGCAAATACAAGCCAGGTGAAGCACCACCCCAAAACTCTCGGGCCGCTAATGATCAAATGAATGGCTACATGGAGAATTTGAGAAGCGATCGTATTCTCAGCGCCGTCCAAAACCTCAAGCCCATCGCCCAGCAGCTCAACCTCTCAATGGCCCAGCTAGCCCTGGCCTGGGTGCTGCGCGATGAACGAGTATCAGCAGCCATTATCGGAGCCAGCCGCCCTGAGCAGGTAGAAGACAACGCCGCCGCTTCTGGCATTCACCTAAGCGACGACGTACTAAAGGAAATTGATCAAATACTGGCCCCAGCACTGCCGCAAGCCGTAGGAAATTAG
- a CDS encoding DUF202 domain-containing protein, with the protein MNNANPTPNLAVELAKERNRAAQERTLMAWIRTSLSLISFGFGLDRLVTILQDGLNVNQTPVRLSRILGLSFVALGTVAMLYAAMDHRRQLHRIQRDDLMYVSRRSPSFLVSIVLAILGTLAFLGILLNPLLGGI; encoded by the coding sequence ATGAATAACGCCAATCCCACCCCAAACCTAGCCGTTGAACTGGCTAAAGAACGCAACCGCGCCGCCCAAGAGCGCACGCTGATGGCCTGGATTCGCACATCCCTGTCCCTCATCAGCTTTGGCTTTGGCCTCGATCGCCTTGTCACCATTTTGCAAGACGGCCTGAACGTCAATCAAACTCCGGTGCGGCTGTCGCGGATTTTGGGCCTGTCGTTTGTGGCGCTAGGCACCGTTGCCATGCTCTATGCCGCAATGGACCACCGGCGGCAACTCCACCGCATTCAGCGAGATGACCTGATGTATGTCTCTCGGCGTTCGCCCTCGTTTTTGGTATCCATTGTTTTAGCTATCTTGGGGACATTGGCCTTTTTGGGCATCTTGCTCAATCCCCTGCTGGGCGGAATTTAG